A stretch of the Streptomyces ortus genome encodes the following:
- a CDS encoding lipid-transfer protein, translated as MTGEVAVLGAGMHPWGKWGRSFVEYGTAAAREALSDAGLDWRQVGSIVGADTVRGGYPGYVAGATFAKALGWQGARVASVYAACASGAQAVDTARAQILSGLADVVLVVGADAAPKGFFRPAGGDRHDDPDWLRFRVLGATNPTYFGLYARRRMAVHGDTLEDFAQVKVKNAAMGALNPNARYRKRVTAEEVAASAVVADPLRLLDICATSDGGAALVLSSMEFARRHGAADPVRIRAVSTVTPRYPTTVLDLPDIATDSALAVEPAAETFRASIARAAYEEAGVGPRDLSLAEVYDLSTALELQWYEDLGLCGEGGAAKLLAEGATAPGGRIPVNMSGGLSSFGEAVPAQAIAQVCELTRQLRGTAGARQVAGARVGVTANQGLFGHGSAVIAVR; from the coding sequence ATGACGGGTGAGGTGGCGGTGCTCGGCGCGGGCATGCACCCGTGGGGCAAATGGGGGCGGTCGTTCGTCGAGTACGGGACGGCGGCGGCGCGCGAGGCGCTGTCCGACGCCGGCCTGGACTGGCGTCAGGTCGGCTCGATCGTCGGCGCGGACACGGTGCGTGGCGGCTATCCGGGATACGTGGCGGGGGCGACGTTCGCCAAGGCGCTGGGCTGGCAGGGGGCCCGGGTGGCGAGTGTGTACGCGGCGTGCGCGTCGGGGGCGCAGGCGGTCGACACCGCGCGGGCACAGATCCTGTCGGGGCTCGCGGACGTGGTGCTCGTGGTGGGCGCGGACGCGGCGCCGAAGGGGTTCTTCCGGCCCGCCGGCGGGGACAGGCACGACGATCCGGACTGGCTGCGGTTCCGGGTCCTCGGAGCGACGAATCCGACGTACTTCGGGCTGTACGCGCGTCGGCGGATGGCCGTCCACGGGGACACCCTGGAGGACTTCGCACAGGTCAAGGTGAAGAACGCGGCCATGGGGGCGCTCAATCCGAACGCCCGCTACCGCAAGCGGGTCACCGCCGAGGAGGTCGCTGCGTCGGCCGTGGTCGCCGATCCGCTGCGGCTGCTCGACATCTGTGCCACCTCGGACGGCGGGGCGGCGCTGGTGCTGTCCAGCATGGAGTTCGCGCGTCGGCACGGGGCCGCGGATCCGGTGCGGATCCGCGCGGTGTCCACGGTGACGCCCCGCTATCCCACCACCGTGCTGGACCTGCCCGACATCGCGACGGACTCGGCGCTCGCGGTGGAGCCCGCCGCCGAGACGTTCCGCGCGTCGATCGCGCGGGCCGCCTACGAGGAGGCGGGGGTCGGTCCGCGGGACCTCTCGCTCGCCGAGGTCTACGACCTGTCCACGGCTCTGGAGCTGCAGTGGTACGAGGACCTGGGACTGTGCGGTGAGGGCGGCGCGGCCAAGCTCCTCGCGGAGGGCGCCACGGCACCGGGCGGACGCATACCCGTGAACATGAGCGGCGGGCTCTCCTCTTTCGGAGAGGCCGTTCCTGCCCAGGCCATCGCCCAGGTCTGCGAGCTCACCCGGCAGTTGCGGGGCACGGCGGGCGCCCGGCAGGTGGCGGGCGCGCGGGTCGGCGTCACCGCGAACCAAGGGCTGTTCGGGCACGGGTCGGCGGTGATCGCCGTCAGATGA
- a CDS encoding Zn-ribbon domain-containing OB-fold protein has product MSRTRTPVVTGWFAGEGDDFRLLGTRCSVCASVFFPREDAACRNPGCSGGELIEVSLSRRGRVWSYTDSRYRPPSPYVSDRELKWQPYALIAVELAAERLVVLGQTVPGVTVADLAVGMEVEVVPGVLNEDAETTWTTWHWRPTGVTA; this is encoded by the coding sequence TTGTCGCGCACCCGTACACCCGTCGTCACCGGCTGGTTCGCCGGCGAGGGAGACGACTTCCGGCTCCTCGGCACGCGCTGCTCGGTCTGCGCGTCCGTGTTCTTCCCCCGTGAAGACGCCGCCTGCCGCAATCCGGGTTGCTCCGGCGGCGAACTGATCGAGGTATCGCTGTCGAGACGGGGCCGCGTCTGGTCGTACACGGACAGCCGGTACCGACCGCCGTCACCCTACGTGTCCGACCGGGAACTCAAATGGCAGCCCTACGCGTTGATCGCTGTGGAGCTGGCGGCCGAGCGTCTCGTGGTGCTCGGGCAGACGGTTCCCGGCGTCACCGTCGCCGATCTGGCGGTGGGCATGGAGGTGGAGGTCGTCCCGGGCGTGCTGAACGAGGACGCGGAGACGACCTGGACGACCTGGCACTGGCGGCCGACGGGGGTGACGGCATGA
- a CDS encoding glycoside hydrolase family 31 protein: MNGRDLVRSIKAVGSAGAGQRLLTVRAAWRRRRIDAVGLPVRGAERARVPGPLLSAEPSPGGGVVRFTRSELRITVTAGGAVFWGWDGAGPEPSYALAGGAPEPDLRAVLEPDKDGAWRVVAERMTVVVSRLGAVEVRTPGGVILRRELPPRWWESAGGGGARWMQRSEVAADARFFGLGGRASGPRLRDGTYRLWNTGPGHAFGPGDDPLYLTMPVQMVVADAATHLVFHDSSWDGSVTLREGEEGAGSGHDRAGASDLRMDGGPLRCWVMVGTPARVLQNWASLTGAAALPPPWALGHHHVRRRSGSEQEVRRIVGGYHEHGLPLDAVHLGADHFEAHRTFTADQDRFPKLPVLAEELRRDGIRLVSVVEPAIRAEPGNPVYDVGAAEGVFVRDSAGEVVRGVVRSGEAVYPDFTRARTRRWWGGLYEERLSQGFAGFWHDLDEPVSLAAFGEATLPRSARHDLEGRGGDHREAHNVYALTMARAAYEGLGELAPEERPFLVSRAGWAGTQRYGGVWLGEAAPGWPGLRASLSLVLGLGLCGVPYSGPDAGGVDEDPSRELYLRWVQLAAYLPFFRTHAGPRPGQGEPWEFGAEVLEHARVALVGRRRLLPYFMTLAHLARRTGAPYVRPLWWGVPEDRALRDCEDAFLLGDCLLVAPVLDSGADRRAVRLPRGRWYDVATERVYEGPAQVLVDAPLSRIPVLVRAGAVLPVRGDDGSLELEVWAPAHGRTGGGLVVTDSGDGREEPEIERYVTRRQGARVVVEREGEDGPAEPSLPVRVRGLGPRP; this comes from the coding sequence ATGAACGGTCGTGACCTGGTGCGTTCGATAAAGGCGGTCGGTTCGGCGGGGGCGGGCCAGAGGCTGCTCACCGTGCGCGCCGCGTGGCGCAGGAGGCGTATCGACGCCGTCGGGCTGCCGGTGCGGGGTGCCGAACGCGCACGGGTCCCCGGGCCCCTGCTGTCCGCCGAGCCCTCGCCCGGCGGCGGCGTCGTCCGGTTCACCCGCTCGGAGCTGCGGATCACCGTCACGGCCGGTGGAGCGGTCTTCTGGGGCTGGGACGGGGCGGGGCCCGAGCCGTCGTACGCGCTCGCGGGCGGTGCTCCCGAGCCGGATCTCAGGGCCGTGCTGGAGCCGGACAAGGACGGCGCCTGGCGGGTGGTGGCGGAGCGGATGACGGTGGTCGTGTCGCGGCTCGGCGCCGTGGAGGTGCGTACGCCCGGCGGGGTGATCCTGCGGCGCGAGTTGCCGCCGCGCTGGTGGGAGTCGGCCGGTGGGGGCGGGGCTCGCTGGATGCAGCGCTCCGAAGTGGCCGCGGACGCGCGGTTCTTCGGCCTCGGCGGGCGGGCTTCGGGGCCCCGGCTGCGGGACGGGACGTACCGGCTGTGGAACACCGGCCCCGGGCACGCCTTCGGTCCCGGTGACGATCCGCTGTACCTCACCATGCCGGTGCAGATGGTGGTGGCGGACGCGGCGACGCACCTGGTGTTCCACGACAGTTCCTGGGACGGCAGCGTGACCCTGCGCGAGGGCGAGGAGGGTGCCGGGTCGGGGCATGACCGGGCCGGGGCGAGCGATCTGCGCATGGACGGCGGGCCGCTGCGCTGCTGGGTGATGGTGGGCACTCCCGCGCGCGTGCTGCAGAACTGGGCGTCCCTGACCGGTGCCGCCGCACTGCCGCCGCCCTGGGCCCTGGGGCACCACCACGTGCGGCGGCGCTCCGGGAGCGAGCAGGAGGTGCGGCGGATCGTGGGCGGTTATCACGAGCACGGACTGCCGCTGGACGCCGTGCACCTGGGTGCCGACCACTTCGAGGCGCACCGGACGTTCACGGCCGACCAGGACCGTTTTCCCAAGCTGCCGGTGCTCGCGGAGGAACTGCGCCGGGACGGGATCCGGCTGGTGTCGGTCGTGGAACCGGCCATCAGGGCCGAACCCGGCAACCCGGTGTACGACGTCGGGGCCGCCGAGGGCGTCTTCGTGCGGGACTCCGCCGGGGAGGTGGTGCGCGGTGTGGTCCGGTCGGGCGAGGCGGTCTATCCCGACTTCACGCGCGCGCGTACGCGCCGGTGGTGGGGCGGCCTCTACGAGGAGCGGTTGTCCCAGGGATTCGCCGGCTTCTGGCACGACCTGGACGAACCCGTGTCCCTGGCCGCTTTCGGTGAGGCCACGCTGCCCCGTTCGGCGCGGCACGACCTGGAGGGCCGTGGCGGCGACCATCGCGAGGCGCACAACGTGTACGCCCTCACCATGGCCCGCGCCGCGTACGAGGGGTTGGGCGAACTGGCGCCCGAGGAGCGGCCGTTCCTGGTCTCGCGTGCCGGGTGGGCCGGGACGCAGCGCTACGGAGGGGTCTGGCTGGGAGAGGCGGCCCCGGGCTGGCCCGGTCTGCGGGCGTCGCTGTCGCTGGTGCTGGGACTGGGCTTGTGCGGAGTGCCGTACTCGGGGCCGGACGCGGGCGGTGTCGACGAGGACCCCTCCCGCGAGCTGTATCTCCGGTGGGTCCAACTGGCCGCGTATCTGCCGTTCTTCCGTACGCACGCGGGTCCGCGGCCCGGGCAAGGTGAGCCCTGGGAGTTCGGTGCGGAGGTGCTGGAGCACGCGCGCGTGGCGCTCGTCGGGCGGCGGCGGCTGCTGCCGTACTTCATGACGCTGGCGCATCTGGCACGGCGTACGGGTGCGCCCTATGTCCGGCCGCTGTGGTGGGGCGTTCCGGAGGACCGGGCGTTGCGCGACTGCGAGGACGCCTTCCTGCTCGGTGACTGTCTCCTGGTGGCCCCGGTGCTCGATTCGGGGGCGGACCGGCGTGCCGTGCGGTTGCCGCGGGGCCGCTGGTACGACGTGGCGACCGAGAGGGTGTACGAAGGCCCCGCCCAGGTGCTGGTCGACGCGCCGCTGTCACGGATTCCGGTACTGGTCCGCGCGGGTGCGGTGCTGCCCGTACGCGGCGACGACGGCTCGCTGGAGCTGGAGGTGTGGGCGCCCGCCCACGGACGGACCGGGGGCGGGCTGGTGGTCACCGACTCCGGGGACGGCCGGGAGGAACCGGAGATCGAGCGTTATGTGACGCGTCGGCAGGGCGCGCGCGTGGTCGTGGAGCGGGAGGGCGAGGACGGCCCGGCCGAGCCGTCCCTTCCCGTACGGGTGCGGGGCCTGGGGCCGAGGCCCTGA
- a CDS encoding MIP/aquaporin family protein has protein sequence MSNGDVFVGEVIGTAILILFGAGVVAAVVLNYSKAKDAGWIVIAFGWGFGVLAGAYTAAPLSGGHLNPAVTLGIAIDTGDWDQVHIYIAGQMVGAFLGAVLCWLVYYAQFQANADDEIAQPTLGIFSTAPEIRHPVANLITEIIATVGLVLPILAFGLTEGLGQSGTAILIVAFLVVGIGLSLGGPTGYAINPARDLGPRIAHAILPIPNKGTSDWSYSWIPVVGPLIGGALAGVVFNAAF, from the coding sequence ATGAGCAACGGAGATGTTTTCGTCGGTGAGGTCATCGGCACAGCGATCCTCATCCTCTTCGGCGCCGGAGTGGTCGCCGCTGTCGTTCTCAACTACTCCAAGGCGAAGGACGCCGGCTGGATAGTCATCGCCTTCGGCTGGGGCTTCGGCGTGCTGGCAGGCGCGTACACCGCCGCACCGCTGTCCGGCGGGCATCTCAACCCGGCGGTGACGCTCGGCATCGCGATCGACACCGGCGACTGGGACCAGGTCCACATCTACATCGCCGGGCAGATGGTCGGCGCGTTCCTCGGCGCGGTGCTGTGCTGGCTGGTGTACTACGCGCAGTTCCAGGCCAACGCCGACGACGAGATCGCGCAGCCGACGCTCGGGATCTTCTCCACCGCGCCCGAGATACGCCATCCCGTGGCGAACCTCATCACCGAGATCATCGCGACCGTCGGTCTGGTCCTGCCGATCCTGGCGTTCGGGCTCACCGAGGGGCTCGGCCAGTCCGGCACCGCGATCCTGATCGTCGCGTTCCTGGTGGTCGGCATCGGTCTGTCGCTCGGCGGGCCGACGGGGTACGCCATCAACCCGGCCCGCGACCTGGGCCCGCGGATCGCCCACGCCATCCTGCCGATCCCCAACAAGGGCACCTCGGACTGGAGTTACTCGTGGATCCCGGTGGTGGGGCCGCTGATCGGCGGAGCGCTGGCCGGGGTCGTCTTCAACGCGGCCTTCTGA
- the glpK gene encoding glycerol kinase GlpK has product MTDKFVAAIDQGTTSSRCIVFNQDGAIVAVDQREHRQIFPKPGWVEHDATEIWSKVQAVVAGAIAKAGLRADQLSALGITNQRETTVLWDRSTGKPVHNAIVWQDTRTSALCAELGGADGQDRFREQTGLPLASYFSGPKVAWLLDNVPGLRARAERGEIAFGTIDSWLIWNLTGGTDGGRHVTDVTNAGRTMLMNLETLQWDRSILSAMNVPEAVLPEIRSSSEVYGTAVGQLAGVPVASALGDQQAAVFGQACYDVGTAKNTYGTGSFLLLNTGNRPVPSKNGLLTTMGYKIGTEAPVYCLEGAIAITGALVQWFRDQLGIIRNADEIETLATSVDDNGGAYIVPAFSGLFAPYWRSDARGVVTGLTRYVTKGHLARAVLEATSWQTREVVDAMFQDSGVQITTLKVDGGMTKNNLLMQHQADVLDVPVIRPKVSETTCLGAAYAAGLATGVWNDLDELKSHWQKDVEWTPSMEASVRDREYGNWRKAVEKSFGWHDDAN; this is encoded by the coding sequence ATGACGGACAAGTTCGTCGCCGCGATCGACCAGGGCACCACGTCGAGCCGTTGCATCGTCTTCAACCAGGACGGCGCGATCGTCGCCGTCGACCAGCGTGAGCACCGCCAGATCTTCCCCAAACCCGGCTGGGTGGAGCACGACGCCACCGAGATCTGGTCGAAGGTGCAGGCCGTGGTCGCGGGCGCGATCGCCAAGGCCGGGCTGCGCGCCGACCAGCTCAGCGCGCTGGGCATCACCAACCAGCGGGAGACGACGGTTCTGTGGGACCGGTCCACCGGCAAGCCCGTACACAACGCGATCGTCTGGCAGGACACCCGTACCTCCGCGCTCTGCGCCGAACTCGGCGGCGCGGACGGGCAGGACCGTTTCCGCGAGCAGACGGGCCTGCCGCTGGCCAGCTACTTCTCCGGGCCCAAGGTGGCCTGGCTGCTGGACAACGTGCCGGGTCTGCGGGCCCGTGCCGAACGCGGCGAGATCGCCTTCGGCACGATCGACTCCTGGCTCATCTGGAACCTCACCGGTGGCACCGACGGCGGCCGGCACGTCACCGACGTCACCAACGCCGGCCGCACCATGCTGATGAACCTCGAAACGCTCCAGTGGGACCGGTCCATCCTCTCCGCGATGAACGTCCCCGAAGCGGTCCTGCCCGAGATCAGGTCCTCCTCCGAGGTGTACGGCACCGCCGTGGGGCAGCTGGCCGGGGTTCCGGTCGCCTCCGCGCTGGGCGACCAGCAGGCGGCGGTGTTCGGGCAGGCCTGCTACGACGTGGGCACGGCCAAGAACACCTACGGAACGGGCAGCTTCCTGCTGCTCAACACCGGGAACCGGCCCGTTCCCTCGAAGAACGGGCTGCTGACCACCATGGGGTACAAGATCGGCACGGAGGCGCCGGTCTACTGCCTGGAGGGGGCCATCGCCATCACGGGCGCGCTGGTGCAGTGGTTCCGCGACCAGCTCGGCATCATCCGCAACGCCGACGAGATCGAGACCCTGGCGACGAGTGTCGACGACAACGGAGGCGCGTACATCGTGCCCGCGTTCTCGGGTCTGTTCGCGCCGTACTGGCGCTCCGACGCGCGCGGCGTCGTCACGGGGCTGACCCGGTACGTCACGAAGGGGCATCTGGCGCGGGCGGTCCTGGAGGCGACGAGCTGGCAGACGCGTGAAGTCGTGGACGCGATGTTCCAGGACTCCGGGGTGCAGATCACCACCCTGAAGGTCGACGGCGGCATGACCAAGAACAACCTGCTCATGCAGCACCAGGCGGACGTGCTCGACGTACCGGTGATCCGCCCGAAGGTCTCCGAGACGACGTGCCTGGGAGCGGCGTACGCGGCCGGGCTGGCGACCGGGGTGTGGAACGACCTCGACGAGCTGAAGTCGCACTGGCAGAAGGACGTCGAGTGGACGCCGTCCATGGAGGCGTCGGTCCGTGACCGCGAGTACGGCAACTGGCGCAAGGCGGTGGAGAAGAGCTTCGGCTGGCACGACGACGCGAACTGA
- a CDS encoding DUF742 domain-containing protein has translation MSADGQELSHWFDDEAGPVVRPYAMTRGRTTSPGQHRLDLIAVVVAEEYASDPEADNSLSPEHVDIVELCRDAPQSVAELAAELDLPIGVVRVLIGDLVQDELVHVTRPVPPAELPDESILRDVISGLRAL, from the coding sequence ATGAGCGCAGACGGGCAGGAGCTGTCCCACTGGTTCGACGACGAGGCCGGACCGGTGGTCCGTCCGTATGCCATGACACGGGGTCGCACCACCAGCCCCGGCCAGCACCGCCTCGACCTGATCGCGGTGGTGGTGGCGGAGGAGTACGCCTCCGACCCCGAGGCGGACAACTCCCTGTCCCCGGAACACGTGGACATCGTCGAACTCTGCCGTGACGCCCCCCAGTCGGTCGCCGAACTGGCCGCCGAACTCGACCTGCCCATCGGGGTCGTACGGGTTCTCATCGGCGACCTCGTCCAGGACGAACTGGTCCATGTGACCCGTCCGGTCCCCCCGGCGGAGCTGCCGGACGAAAGCATTCTGCGAGACGTGATCAGCGGCCTCAGGGCCCTGTGA
- a CDS encoding GTP-binding protein, with protein MIFGRTERGKAPVEPVTLKILVAGGFGVGKTTLVGAVSEIKPLRTEELLTEAGRPVDDTSGVEGKHTTTVAMDFGRITLREDLVLYIFGTPGQDRFWFLWDELATGALGAIVLADTRRLEDCFAAVDYFERRSIPFVVGVNCFEGASRYPVEDVRQALDLDSAVPVVLCDARGRESVKEVLIEVVQHAMAYAAERRHTVTG; from the coding sequence ATGATCTTCGGGCGCACTGAACGCGGCAAGGCCCCGGTCGAGCCCGTCACTCTCAAGATCCTCGTGGCGGGCGGCTTCGGCGTCGGCAAGACCACCCTGGTCGGGGCCGTCAGCGAGATCAAGCCGCTGCGCACCGAGGAGCTGCTGACCGAGGCGGGCCGTCCCGTCGACGACACCAGCGGTGTGGAGGGCAAGCACACCACCACGGTGGCCATGGACTTCGGCCGCATCACGCTGCGCGAGGACCTCGTGCTGTATATCTTCGGCACCCCCGGCCAGGACCGCTTCTGGTTCCTGTGGGACGAGCTGGCGACCGGTGCCCTGGGCGCGATCGTGCTCGCCGACACCCGCCGCCTGGAGGACTGCTTCGCCGCGGTCGACTACTTCGAGCGGCGCTCCATCCCCTTCGTGGTGGGCGTCAACTGCTTCGAGGGCGCCTCCCGGTACCCCGTCGAGGACGTCCGGCAGGCCCTCGACCTGGACTCCGCGGTCCCTGTCGTCCTGTGCGACGCACGCGGCCGGGAGTCGGTCAAGGAGGTCCTCATCGAGGTCGTCCAGCACGCGATGGCGTACGCGGCGGAACGCCGGCACACGGTCACCGGCTGA
- a CDS encoding NUDIX domain-containing protein has translation MSPSQIPSANSAPGTHCSSCGAPYGEGVSGWPRTCASCGGVAYRNPLPVAVALQPVYDTKGAALVVITRTIAPARGGVALPGGFIDHREDWRQAVVRELKEETGIVAASRDVRLVDALSSPDGHLLLFGALPERPVDDLPPSAATDETEGWHLLRRSAELAFPLHTMAARAWFEGRYV, from the coding sequence GTGTCTCCATCCCAAATCCCGTCCGCCAACTCCGCGCCGGGCACCCACTGTTCGAGCTGCGGCGCACCCTACGGAGAAGGCGTCTCCGGCTGGCCCCGTACCTGCGCCTCCTGCGGGGGTGTGGCCTACCGCAACCCGTTGCCGGTCGCGGTGGCCCTGCAGCCCGTGTACGACACCAAGGGCGCGGCCCTGGTCGTCATCACCAGAACCATCGCCCCCGCACGCGGGGGCGTCGCTCTGCCCGGAGGCTTCATCGACCACCGGGAGGACTGGCGGCAGGCCGTCGTCCGTGAGCTCAAGGAGGAGACGGGCATCGTCGCGGCGAGCCGCGACGTACGCCTCGTCGACGCGCTGAGCTCACCCGACGGGCACCTGCTGCTCTTCGGCGCCCTCCCGGAGCGTCCCGTCGACGACCTGCCGCCGTCCGCCGCGACGGACGAGACAGAGGGCTGGCACCTCCTGCGCAGGTCGGCCGAACTCGCCTTCCCGCTGCACACCATGGCGGCCAGGGCATGGTTCGAGGGCCGGTACGTCTGA
- a CDS encoding acetoacetate--CoA ligase gives MTSSNPSPLWQPDLEHIARARITRFQAWAAEHHGAPAEGGYTDLHRWSVDELDTFWKAVTDFFDVRFSTPYARVLGDRSMPGAQWFPGATLNYAEHALRAAGTRADEPALLYVDETHEPRPVSWSELRRQVGSLAAELRALGVRPGDRVSGYLPNIPQAVAALLATAAVGAVWTSCAPDFGARSVLDRFQQVEPVVLFAVDGYRYGGKEHDRRDTVAELRRELPTLRAVVHIPLLGTEAPEGALEWSALTSSDVTPVYEEVPFDHPLWVLYSSGTTGLPKAIVQSQGGILVEHLKQLGLHCDLGPDDRFFWYTSTGWMMWNFLVSGLLTGTTIVLYDGSPGYPDTGAQWRIAERTGATLYGTSAAYVMACRKADVHPSRDFDLSRIKCVATTGSPLPPDGFRWLHDEVRDDLWIASVSGGTDVCSCFAGAVPTLPVHIGELQAPSLGTDLQSWDPSGKPLIDEVGELVVTNPMPSMPIRFWNDPDGSRYHDSYFDTYPGVWRHGDWITLTSRGSVVIHGRSDSTLNRQGVRMGSADIYEAVERLPEIRESLVIGVEQPDGGYWMPLFVHLAPEAELDEALLGRIKRTIREQLSPRHIPDEVIEVPGIPHTLTGKRIEVPVKRLLQGTPLEKAVNPGSVDNLDLLGFYEQLARDRA, from the coding sequence ATGACCTCATCGAACCCCTCGCCGCTCTGGCAGCCCGACCTGGAGCACATCGCCCGGGCGCGGATCACCCGATTCCAGGCATGGGCGGCCGAGCACCACGGAGCCCCCGCGGAGGGCGGCTACACCGACCTGCACCGGTGGTCCGTGGACGAACTCGACACCTTCTGGAAAGCCGTCACCGATTTCTTCGACGTACGGTTCTCCACCCCCTACGCGCGCGTGCTCGGCGACCGCTCGATGCCGGGAGCCCAGTGGTTCCCCGGAGCCACCCTCAACTACGCCGAGCACGCACTGCGGGCGGCCGGCACCCGAGCGGACGAACCGGCCCTCCTCTACGTCGACGAGACCCATGAGCCCCGTCCCGTGAGCTGGTCCGAACTACGCAGGCAGGTCGGCTCCCTGGCCGCCGAGCTGCGTGCCCTCGGCGTACGCCCCGGAGACCGTGTCAGCGGCTACCTCCCGAACATCCCGCAGGCCGTGGCCGCCCTCCTCGCCACCGCCGCCGTCGGCGCGGTGTGGACGTCCTGCGCCCCGGACTTCGGCGCCCGCAGCGTCCTCGACCGCTTCCAGCAGGTCGAACCCGTCGTCCTCTTCGCGGTCGACGGCTACCGCTACGGAGGCAAGGAACACGACCGCCGCGACACCGTCGCCGAACTGCGCCGCGAACTGCCCACCCTGCGCGCCGTCGTCCACATCCCGCTGCTCGGCACCGAGGCCCCCGAAGGCGCCCTGGAATGGTCCGCCCTCACCTCGTCGGACGTCACACCCGTCTACGAAGAGGTGCCCTTCGACCACCCGCTCTGGGTGCTCTACTCCTCCGGCACGACCGGCCTGCCCAAGGCCATCGTCCAGTCGCAGGGCGGCATCCTCGTCGAGCACCTCAAACAACTCGGCCTGCACTGCGACCTGGGACCCGACGACCGCTTCTTCTGGTACACGTCCACCGGCTGGATGATGTGGAACTTCCTCGTCTCCGGCCTCCTCACCGGCACCACGATCGTCCTGTACGACGGAAGCCCCGGCTACCCGGACACCGGCGCCCAGTGGCGCATCGCCGAACGCACCGGCGCCACCCTGTACGGCACCTCGGCGGCCTACGTCATGGCGTGCCGCAAAGCGGACGTGCACCCCTCCCGCGACTTCGACCTCTCCCGGATCAAGTGCGTCGCCACCACGGGCTCGCCCCTGCCGCCCGACGGGTTCCGCTGGCTGCACGACGAGGTGCGCGACGACCTGTGGATCGCCTCCGTCAGCGGCGGCACCGACGTGTGCTCCTGCTTCGCGGGCGCGGTCCCCACCCTCCCCGTCCACATCGGCGAACTCCAGGCCCCGAGCCTCGGCACCGACCTCCAGTCCTGGGACCCGAGCGGCAAACCCCTCATCGACGAGGTCGGCGAACTCGTCGTCACCAACCCCATGCCGTCCATGCCGATCCGCTTCTGGAACGACCCCGACGGCAGCCGCTACCACGACAGTTACTTCGACACGTACCCCGGCGTCTGGCGCCACGGCGACTGGATCACCCTCACCTCACGCGGCTCCGTCGTCATCCACGGCCGCTCGGACTCCACCCTCAACCGCCAGGGCGTACGCATGGGGTCGGCCGACATCTACGAGGCGGTCGAACGCCTCCCGGAGATCCGCGAATCCCTCGTCATCGGCGTCGAACAGCCCGACGGCGGCTACTGGATGCCGCTCTTCGTCCACCTGGCACCCGAAGCCGAACTCGACGAAGCCCTCCTCGGCCGCATCAAGCGGACCATCAGGGAACAGCTCTCACCCCGCCACATCCCCGACGAGGTCATCGAAGTCCCCGGCATCCCCCACACCCTGACGGGCAAACGCATCGAGGTCCCGGTCAAACGCCTCCTCCAGGGCACGCCCCTCGAAAAGGCCGTCAACCCCGGCTCCGTCGACAACCTCGACCTGCTCGGCTTCTACGAGCAACTGGCCCGCGACCGCGCCTGA
- a CDS encoding M15 family metallopeptidase, producing MTRLTTAVRGLVTALVTALAALLAASAASATATATPGPKAPEDFVSLRSVDRTIIQEIRYFTPHNFVGERVDGYRQPLCILTRPAAEALHEAQRQLLPQGYSLKVYDCYRPQRAVDHFVRWAKDLDDQAMKDEFYPNVDKTRLFEDGYIAEKSGHSRGSTMDLTIVRLPAKPTRPYVPGEPLVPCFAPRGERFPDNSVDMGTGYDCFDTLSHTLDPRVQGQQRANRLLLKDTLENLGFVNLAEEWWHYTFKPEAYPDTYFDFPVSAHSLVTPH from the coding sequence ATGACCCGACTCACCACAGCGGTACGCGGTCTCGTCACCGCGCTCGTCACCGCGCTCGCCGCCCTGCTCGCCGCCAGCGCCGCCTCCGCCACCGCGACGGCGACACCCGGACCGAAGGCCCCCGAGGACTTCGTGTCCCTCCGTTCGGTGGACCGCACGATCATCCAGGAGATCCGCTACTTCACCCCGCACAACTTCGTGGGCGAGCGCGTCGACGGTTACCGCCAGCCGCTGTGCATCCTCACCAGACCCGCCGCCGAAGCCCTCCACGAGGCCCAGCGGCAACTCCTGCCCCAGGGCTACTCCCTCAAGGTGTACGACTGCTACCGGCCCCAGCGAGCCGTCGACCACTTCGTCCGCTGGGCCAAGGACCTCGACGACCAGGCCATGAAGGACGAGTTCTACCCGAACGTCGACAAGACCCGGCTTTTCGAGGACGGTTACATCGCCGAGAAGTCCGGCCACAGCCGCGGCTCGACCATGGACCTCACGATCGTGCGGCTTCCCGCGAAACCGACCCGGCCGTACGTCCCCGGAGAACCCCTCGTGCCCTGCTTCGCACCCCGGGGCGAGCGCTTCCCGGACAACTCGGTGGACATGGGTACGGGCTACGACTGCTTCGACACCCTGTCGCACACACTCGACCCGCGCGTCCAGGGACAGCAGCGCGCCAACAGGCTCCTTCTCAAGGACACGCTCGAAAACCTCGGCTTCGTGAATCTCGCGGAGGAATGGTGGCACTACACCTTCAAACCCGAGGCCTACCCCGACACCTACTTCGACTTCCCGGTCTCGGCCCACTCCCTCGTCACGCCCCACTGA